From Alienimonas californiensis, a single genomic window includes:
- a CDS encoding hydantoinase/oxoprolinase family protein, protein MRVLGLDIGGANLKAADGDERAVSVPFALWKNPAGLAAALGELCARFEPADRFAVTMTGELCDCFETKAEGVAHILDAVDEVANGRPVWVWQTSGEFVDPQTAREFWQLTAAANWHATATFVGRCVPEGTALLIDMGSTTTDLIPLEDGVPVPTGRTDLERLKSRELIYTGVGRTPLASLWPVAIGTGDGREVEICPAAELFATTHDLYLISGEVPEEPTNLNTADGRPATAEHARTRVAKMALADRTELTDRQIDRLAAEFRAKQCQLVRHTLEVQNALTERVFDHVLFAGAGRFLGPDLIGDPVRRVAGLESATPIDLSDLLSPAVSAGLPAHAVARLCDERC, encoded by the coding sequence ATGCGAGTCCTCGGCCTGGATATCGGCGGGGCGAACCTCAAAGCCGCCGACGGCGACGAGCGCGCCGTCTCCGTCCCGTTCGCCCTCTGGAAGAACCCCGCCGGCCTCGCCGCGGCGCTGGGGGAACTGTGCGCACGGTTCGAGCCGGCGGACCGCTTCGCGGTCACCATGACCGGCGAACTGTGCGACTGCTTCGAAACCAAGGCCGAGGGCGTCGCCCACATCCTCGACGCCGTGGACGAAGTGGCGAACGGCCGCCCGGTCTGGGTCTGGCAGACGAGCGGGGAGTTCGTGGACCCGCAGACGGCCCGGGAGTTCTGGCAACTCACCGCCGCGGCGAACTGGCATGCGACCGCGACATTCGTGGGCCGTTGTGTACCGGAGGGCACGGCACTGTTGATCGATATGGGCTCCACGACGACGGATCTGATCCCCCTCGAAGACGGCGTGCCGGTCCCGACCGGGCGGACCGATCTGGAGCGTTTGAAGAGCCGCGAACTGATCTACACCGGCGTCGGCCGCACGCCGCTGGCGTCGCTGTGGCCGGTCGCGATCGGGACCGGAGACGGCCGCGAGGTCGAAATCTGCCCGGCGGCGGAACTGTTCGCCACGACCCACGATCTGTATCTGATCAGCGGCGAGGTCCCGGAGGAGCCGACGAACCTCAATACCGCCGACGGTCGCCCTGCCACCGCCGAACACGCCCGGACCCGGGTGGCGAAGATGGCGCTCGCCGATCGGACCGAGTTGACCGACCGACAGATCGACCGTCTCGCGGCGGAGTTCCGTGCGAAGCAGTGCCAACTGGTTCGCCACACGCTCGAGGTGCAGAATGCGCTCACGGAGCGGGTCTTCGACCACGTTCTGTTCGCCGGCGCCGGGCGGTTTCTGGGCCCCGACCTGATCGGCGATCCGGTACGACGGGTCGCGGGGCTGGAATCCGCGACGCCGATCGACCTATCCGACCTGCTCTCCCCCGCCGTCTCCGCCGGCCTGCCGGCCCACGCGGTCGCGCGGCTGTGCGACGAACGGTGTTGA
- a CDS encoding ATP-grasp domain-containing protein gives MRVFLSEHLTCGAVHQAEANPLFPEGAAMLRALAADAAQVDGVQVVVTWAAGLVPFGVPGVEVVEVPSVRQEPWFFGEQFGKADRTLHIAPEEALGMRAYQYGEFTGDAWLGCTASAVEQAGDKTELHRIAAAAGVRRPAILEGVKPLPFPFVRKLEDGAGGDAILFRDNADFTALSPELNEIGDPPDVWMSLYHYFSEQYIPGRPCSVAVINDDPLPAGVQDVRIDGSPGRLSYHGGMIPAPEIDQAAVRRLVAQVYEAVPGLRGWWGIDFVIPDEPFEGSFDPVLIEVNPRLTTSYLGYRALTPDNLAERLLFSERPFPPLRWRPGTATFTKGGRVDVSP, from the coding sequence ATGCGCGTCTTCCTCTCCGAACACCTCACCTGCGGGGCCGTCCATCAGGCGGAGGCGAACCCGCTGTTCCCCGAGGGCGCCGCCATGCTGCGGGCCCTCGCCGCGGACGCGGCGCAGGTCGACGGCGTTCAAGTCGTCGTCACCTGGGCCGCCGGCCTGGTGCCGTTCGGCGTGCCGGGGGTGGAGGTGGTCGAGGTGCCGTCGGTTCGCCAGGAGCCGTGGTTCTTCGGCGAGCAGTTCGGAAAGGCGGACCGCACGCTGCACATCGCCCCGGAGGAGGCGTTGGGTATGCGAGCCTATCAATACGGCGAATTCACGGGGGACGCTTGGCTCGGCTGCACAGCAAGCGCGGTCGAGCAGGCCGGGGACAAGACGGAGTTGCACCGCATCGCCGCGGCGGCGGGCGTTCGTCGCCCAGCGATTTTAGAAGGCGTGAAACCGCTGCCGTTCCCCTTCGTTCGCAAGCTCGAAGACGGTGCCGGCGGCGACGCGATCCTGTTCCGCGACAACGCTGACTTCACGGCGCTCTCGCCGGAGCTGAATGAGATCGGCGACCCGCCGGACGTCTGGATGTCGCTCTACCATTATTTCTCTGAGCAGTACATCCCCGGCCGCCCCTGCTCCGTCGCCGTCATCAACGACGACCCGCTGCCCGCCGGGGTGCAGGACGTTCGCATCGACGGCTCCCCCGGCCGGCTCTCCTATCACGGCGGGATGATCCCGGCGCCGGAGATCGACCAGGCCGCCGTCCGCCGGCTTGTCGCTCAGGTCTATGAGGCCGTCCCCGGGCTGCGGGGGTGGTGGGGGATCGACTTCGTCATTCCCGACGAACCTTTTGAGGGCTCGTTCGACCCGGTGCTAATCGAGGTGAACCCCCGGCTGACGACCAGCTACCTCGGTTATCGAGCCCTCACGCCGGACAACCTCGCCGAGCGGCTGCTGTTCTCCGAACGCCCCTTCCCCCCGCTGCGGTGGCGACCTGGCACGGCGACGTTCACGAAGGGCGGGCGGGTGGACGTGTCGCCGTAG
- a CDS encoding sulfatase family protein: MPRPAVFVALLFAACLSVPPARAAEEAGSSESRPPNVVIVFCDDMGYGDAGFSGATDIATPHLDALAKGGMVFTDFYAAQAVCSASRAALLTGCYPNRLGISGAFGPNSNVGLNPDELTIAELCKQQDYATAIYGKWHLGDHPSLLPTEQGFDEWFGLPYSNDMWPLHPAYAKFGKAQADRKQGFPPLPLYETPLEGENAGVPQVKIAAVDKPDQALLTTWNAEHAVDFIDRNADKPFFLYVPHSMPHVPIFVSDKFAGKSGRGLYGDVIMEIDWSVGQIVAALEKHGLRENTLIVFTSDNGPWLSYGTHSGDAGPFREGKGTTWEGGQREPTLFNMPGTIPAGTVCEAPCGAIDLLPTVADLIGEDLRAALGDDRVIDGESILPLLKGETKESPHEALLFYWGRELQAIRSGDWKLHFPHEYRSLLSAGGRHGTPSEYVQERTDGGLYNLRRNKAETKDVAKDHPDVVARLEKLADAARQSLGDSRTKAQGNEVRPIGRVK; the protein is encoded by the coding sequence ATGCCTCGCCCCGCTGTATTCGTCGCCCTGCTGTTCGCCGCGTGCCTGTCGGTTCCGCCCGCCCGGGCCGCCGAGGAGGCCGGTTCCTCCGAGAGCCGCCCGCCGAACGTGGTGATCGTCTTCTGCGACGACATGGGCTACGGCGACGCCGGCTTCAGCGGGGCGACGGACATCGCGACGCCGCACCTGGACGCCCTGGCGAAAGGGGGCATGGTTTTCACGGACTTCTACGCCGCCCAGGCGGTGTGCAGCGCCAGCCGAGCCGCGTTGCTGACGGGCTGCTATCCGAACCGGCTGGGCATCTCCGGCGCGTTCGGCCCGAACTCCAACGTGGGCCTGAACCCGGACGAACTGACGATTGCCGAACTGTGCAAGCAGCAGGACTACGCCACGGCGATCTACGGCAAGTGGCACCTCGGCGATCACCCGAGCCTGTTGCCGACCGAGCAGGGCTTCGACGAATGGTTCGGTCTGCCGTACTCCAACGACATGTGGCCGCTGCACCCGGCCTACGCGAAGTTCGGCAAAGCTCAGGCCGACCGCAAGCAGGGCTTCCCGCCCCTGCCGCTGTATGAAACGCCGCTGGAAGGCGAAAACGCCGGCGTGCCGCAGGTGAAGATCGCGGCAGTCGATAAACCCGACCAGGCCCTGTTGACCACTTGGAACGCGGAGCACGCCGTCGACTTTATCGACCGCAACGCCGACAAGCCGTTCTTCCTCTACGTGCCGCACAGCATGCCGCACGTACCCATTTTCGTCAGCGATAAGTTCGCCGGGAAAAGCGGCCGGGGGCTGTACGGCGACGTCATCATGGAGATCGACTGGTCCGTCGGGCAGATCGTGGCGGCCTTGGAGAAGCACGGCCTGCGGGAGAACACGCTGATCGTGTTCACCTCCGACAACGGCCCGTGGCTGAGTTACGGCACCCACAGCGGCGACGCCGGCCCGTTCCGCGAGGGGAAGGGCACCACCTGGGAGGGCGGCCAGCGGGAGCCCACGCTGTTCAACATGCCCGGCACGATCCCCGCCGGCACGGTCTGCGAGGCCCCCTGCGGCGCCATCGACCTGCTGCCGACCGTTGCCGACCTGATCGGCGAGGACCTCCGCGCTGCCCTCGGCGACGACCGGGTCATCGACGGCGAATCGATCCTGCCGCTCCTCAAGGGCGAGACAAAGGAGAGCCCGCACGAGGCCCTCCTCTTCTACTGGGGCCGCGAGTTGCAGGCGATCCGCAGCGGCGACTGGAAGCTGCACTTCCCCCATGAGTACCGCAGCCTGCTGAGCGCCGGCGGCCGCCACGGCACGCCCTCGGAGTACGTGCAGGAACGCACCGACGGCGGCCTCTACAACCTCCGGCGAAACAAGGCCGAGACGAAGGACGTCGCGAAGGACCACCCGGACGTCGTCGCCCGTTTGGAGAAACTCGCCGACGCCGCCCGCCAGTCCCTCGGCGACAGCCGCACAAAGGCGCAGGGCAACGAGGTGCGGCCGATCGGCCGGGTGAAGTAG
- a CDS encoding DJ-1/PfpI family protein, whose translation MSKKILFLVGDYVETLEAFVPFQALGAMGHECVAVCPDKQAGDTVRTAVHDFDGAQTYSEKPGHLFHLNGDFDGVNPAEFDALVVPGGRAPEYLRLDDRVLDVVRHFFREDKPVAAICHALQILSAAGVLTGRTCTAYAACGPEVSAAGATYEEVEPTEAVVDGNLVTSPAWPGHAKWLKAFAGVLAGAA comes from the coding sequence GTGTCGAAGAAGATCCTGTTCCTTGTCGGCGATTACGTCGAGACGCTGGAAGCGTTCGTCCCCTTTCAGGCCCTCGGGGCGATGGGGCACGAGTGCGTCGCCGTCTGCCCGGACAAGCAGGCCGGCGACACCGTCCGCACCGCGGTGCACGACTTCGACGGCGCTCAGACCTACAGCGAGAAGCCGGGCCACCTCTTTCACCTCAACGGCGACTTCGACGGGGTGAACCCCGCGGAGTTCGACGCCCTCGTGGTGCCCGGCGGGCGGGCGCCGGAGTACCTGCGGCTGGACGACCGCGTGCTGGACGTCGTCCGGCACTTCTTCCGGGAGGACAAGCCGGTCGCGGCGATCTGCCACGCCTTGCAGATCCTCTCCGCCGCGGGCGTGCTGACGGGGCGCACCTGCACCGCCTACGCCGCCTGCGGGCCGGAGGTCTCCGCCGCCGGGGCGACGTATGAAGAGGTGGAACCGACGGAGGCCGTCGTCGACGGGAACCTCGTCACCAGCCCCGCCTGGCCGGGGCACGCCAAGTGGCTGAAGGCCTTCGCCGGGGTACTGGCCGGGGCTGCGTGA
- a CDS encoding DUF423 domain-containing protein, protein MTPRSARRLVAAGAVLGGLGVACGAFGAHGVAGFVVERYPDAALAARRLENWQTAADYHLWHALAVIACGLLALHAAPGRGGALTAAAGCFAAGVLVFSGSLYLLTLTGLTWLGAVTPIGGVLLMLGWALLAWAAWRGGADG, encoded by the coding sequence ATGACGCCCCGCTCCGCCCGCCGTCTCGTCGCCGCCGGAGCCGTGCTGGGGGGGCTGGGGGTGGCCTGCGGCGCCTTCGGGGCGCACGGCGTGGCGGGGTTCGTCGTGGAGCGATACCCGGACGCCGCCCTCGCCGCCCGGCGGTTGGAGAACTGGCAGACCGCGGCGGACTATCACCTCTGGCACGCCCTCGCCGTCATCGCCTGCGGGTTGCTGGCGCTGCACGCGGCCCCCGGGCGTGGGGGCGCCCTGACGGCCGCGGCGGGGTGCTTCGCGGCGGGCGTGCTGGTCTTCAGCGGGAGCCTGTATTTGTTGACGCTGACGGGCCTGACATGGCTGGGAGCCGTCACGCCGATCGGCGGCGTGCTGCTGATGCTGGGCTGGGCCCTGCTGGCCTGGGCCGCGTGGCGCGGCGGCGCCGACGGCTGA
- a CDS encoding ribonucleotide-diphosphate reductase subunit beta, translated as MSATLAPSSLTPTAGAGASLSFDDAAATPAPPHVVQANKEGLTTENTGRFDADAKRLINCGAVDVNQLMPLKYKWAWEHYVNGCANHWMPTEVPMTKDIETWRSNKLSDDERLVILRNLGFFATAESLVGNNLVLAIFKHVTNAECRQYLLRQAFEEAIHTHTFLYIVDSLGLEEGALFNMYREIPAIAAKDELEMELTKEIMDPNFTTETFDGAQAFLKNLIGYYLIMEGIFFYSGFVMMLSFHRRNLMTGVGEQFQYILRDETTHLNFGIDLINGIKAENPELWTPKFQQQTRQRILHAVELEIAYAQDCLPTGVMGLNAELFRDYVRHVADRRLERIGLAAEFGASNPFPWMSETIDLAKEKNFFETRVTEYQTGSALSWD; from the coding sequence ATGTCCGCCACGCTCGCCCCGAGTTCGCTGACCCCGACCGCCGGCGCCGGCGCGTCGCTCTCGTTCGACGACGCCGCGGCGACGCCGGCGCCTCCCCACGTCGTCCAGGCCAACAAAGAGGGGCTGACGACCGAGAACACCGGCCGGTTCGACGCGGACGCCAAGCGGCTGATCAACTGCGGCGCGGTCGACGTCAATCAGCTCATGCCCCTGAAGTACAAGTGGGCCTGGGAGCACTACGTCAACGGCTGCGCCAACCACTGGATGCCCACCGAGGTCCCGATGACCAAGGACATCGAGACCTGGCGCAGCAACAAACTGAGCGACGACGAACGGCTCGTCATCCTGCGGAACCTCGGCTTCTTCGCGACCGCCGAGAGCCTCGTCGGCAACAACCTCGTGCTGGCGATCTTCAAGCACGTCACCAACGCGGAGTGCCGCCAGTACCTGCTCCGGCAGGCCTTCGAGGAAGCGATCCACACGCACACCTTCCTGTACATCGTGGACAGCCTCGGCCTGGAAGAGGGCGCGCTGTTCAATATGTACCGCGAGATCCCCGCGATCGCGGCGAAGGACGAGCTCGAGATGGAGCTCACCAAGGAGATCATGGATCCGAACTTCACCACGGAGACGTTCGACGGCGCCCAGGCCTTCCTGAAGAACCTGATCGGGTACTACCTGATCATGGAGGGGATCTTCTTCTACAGCGGCTTCGTGATGATGCTGAGCTTCCACCGCCGGAACCTGATGACCGGCGTGGGCGAGCAGTTCCAGTACATCCTCCGGGACGAAACGACCCACCTGAACTTCGGCATCGACCTCATCAACGGCATCAAGGCCGAGAACCCGGAGCTCTGGACCCCGAAGTTCCAGCAGCAGACCCGGCAGCGCATCCTGCACGCGGTCGAGCTGGAGATCGCCTACGCTCAGGACTGCCTGCCCACGGGCGTGATGGGGCTGAACGCGGAGCTGTTCCGCGACTACGTCCGCCACGTCGCCGACCGCCGGTTGGAGCGGATCGGTCTGGCCGCGGAGTTCGGCGCCAGCAACCCGTTCCCCTGGATGTCCGAGACGATCGACCTGGCGAAGGAGAAGAACTTCTTCGAAACCCGCGTCACCGAGTACCAGACCGGCTCCGCCCTGTCTTGGGACTGA
- a CDS encoding excisionase family DNA-binding protein gives MSSPSAPPSLSLGGARALLSPKQVALAAGVSESTIKRLVDDGSLKAERTAGGHRRIRLHDALRWVRSRGGGALDPAALAAAVPGLGGAAGIDLCDRTAVLDRYAEALEAGDAAVTTGLAVALFVAGAELPVLLEEPVRGRYAALRARCDHPSRECVVLHRALANSVAAAGRLQELIRDGAEPSADAPSLALADVGYEVDSLPVHLAATVAAAAGYEVTNLGASVPAEVLGGTADRVRPDLLWVSAGGARRADSQAVAEALAAAARACEATGGTLLVHGDALPPDAPGERVNSLPALARRLSG, from the coding sequence ATGTCCTCCCCGTCCGCTCCGCCGTCCCTGTCGCTCGGCGGGGCGCGCGCGTTGCTGTCGCCCAAGCAGGTCGCGTTGGCGGCGGGGGTGAGCGAGTCCACGATCAAGCGGTTGGTGGACGACGGCTCCCTGAAGGCCGAACGCACCGCCGGCGGGCACCGGCGGATTCGTCTGCACGACGCCCTCCGCTGGGTGCGGTCCCGCGGCGGCGGCGCCCTCGATCCCGCGGCGTTGGCCGCCGCGGTGCCGGGGTTGGGGGGCGCCGCCGGGATTGATCTGTGCGACCGCACGGCGGTGCTGGACCGCTACGCTGAAGCCCTGGAGGCCGGGGACGCCGCCGTCACCACCGGGCTGGCCGTGGCGCTGTTCGTCGCCGGGGCGGAGTTGCCGGTCCTGTTGGAGGAGCCGGTTCGCGGACGGTACGCGGCGCTGCGGGCGCGGTGCGATCACCCCAGCCGGGAGTGCGTGGTGCTGCACCGGGCGCTGGCGAACAGCGTGGCCGCGGCGGGTCGGTTGCAGGAACTGATCCGCGACGGCGCCGAGCCCTCCGCCGACGCCCCCTCCCTGGCGCTAGCCGACGTGGGCTACGAGGTGGACAGCCTGCCGGTGCACCTCGCCGCGACCGTCGCCGCGGCGGCCGGCTACGAGGTGACGAACCTGGGGGCGAGCGTGCCGGCCGAGGTGCTGGGCGGGACGGCGGATCGCGTGCGGCCGGACCTGCTGTGGGTCTCCGCCGGCGGGGCCCGTCGGGCCGACTCCCAAGCCGTCGCCGAGGCCCTCGCCGCAGCCGCCCGCGCTTGCGAAGCGACCGGCGGAACCCTGCTGGTGCACGGCGACGCCCTCCCCCCGGACGCCCCCGGCGAGCGGGTCAACTCGCTCCCCGCGCTCGCCCGTCGGCTGTCGGGCTGA
- a CDS encoding PSD1 and planctomycete cytochrome C domain-containing protein, whose amino-acid sequence MSRFVTLSVCLLLAEPAASLRAAEEDRAAPPPESNFARDVQPLLARKCLACHGPDDAEGGLMLGSRETALAVTDSGEPAILPGDAHGSELLRRITSDSEWDQMPPEGDRLTEEEVEILRAWIDGGANWEAHWAFEPPDAVDPPAVEASGPAFVRNPIDQFVQARLEDAGLEPNPPADPATLFRRLSFDLTGLPPAPEETAAFVADYGAGDHPRAYEQAVDRLLASPRYGEKWGRHWLDLVRYAETNSFERDGDKPNAWKYRDYVIRSFNDDKPYDRFVLEQLAGDELPADSPYQRAENLTATGFYRLGIWDDEPADPEQAIYDELDDTVRTVAEGVLGLTVGCARCHDHKLDPIPQADYYKMVAVFRDLTPFDTRGRNSGNNQADVTPPEVAEAHRALDVEQARWESKQREIEQRGIAQMSGPDQRATEGDERERRRVLRRELHKHLSEQEMADYRETQEHLEGVKARREALPPRETTLAVAKTYDPGAIPATFVLARGSAHGPTGDPLEPGVPELFGDDAQFAPAPTADGSAGRRLAFAKWAASPENRLTARVAVNRVWQHHFGRGLVRSSNNFGKLGTPPTHPDLLDWLADRFVAEGWSLKHLHKLIVTSAAYRRGSGPNEAAAAADPLNDLFWRFDPRRLTAEELRDASLAVTGELNLEMYGPGFYPKLSKEVLAGQSQPGLGWGDSSEEQRARRAVYSYIKRSVIDPALADFDFPETDAPCEARFNTVQPAQALALLNGDFTNERAVALAERINRELPRNSPTGSESERIARAVSLTTSRPATDAAVADGQKFLARMRTEFDFSDEKAFELWCLVTLNVNSFLYLD is encoded by the coding sequence ATGAGCCGATTCGTTACGCTATCCGTCTGTCTGCTCTTGGCGGAGCCCGCGGCGTCGCTCCGCGCGGCGGAGGAGGATCGGGCCGCGCCGCCGCCCGAATCGAACTTCGCCCGGGACGTCCAACCGCTGCTGGCCCGCAAGTGCCTGGCCTGTCACGGCCCGGACGACGCCGAGGGCGGGCTGATGCTCGGTTCCCGCGAGACCGCCCTCGCCGTCACCGACAGCGGCGAACCGGCGATTCTCCCCGGCGACGCCCACGGCAGCGAACTGCTGCGGCGCATCACCTCCGACAGCGAGTGGGACCAGATGCCCCCCGAGGGCGATCGGCTCACCGAGGAAGAGGTCGAGATCCTGCGGGCCTGGATCGACGGCGGGGCGAACTGGGAGGCACACTGGGCCTTCGAACCGCCCGACGCGGTCGACCCACCGGCCGTGGAAGCGAGCGGCCCGGCGTTCGTCCGCAATCCGATCGACCAGTTCGTGCAGGCCCGGCTGGAGGACGCGGGGCTGGAGCCGAACCCCCCCGCGGACCCGGCGACGCTGTTCCGCCGGCTCTCCTTCGACCTGACCGGCCTGCCGCCCGCCCCGGAGGAAACCGCCGCCTTCGTCGCGGATTACGGCGCCGGGGACCACCCCCGGGCCTACGAACAGGCGGTCGATCGGCTGCTCGCCTCGCCCCGCTACGGCGAGAAGTGGGGCCGGCACTGGCTGGACCTCGTCCGCTACGCGGAGACCAACAGCTTTGAACGCGACGGCGACAAGCCGAACGCCTGGAAGTACCGCGACTACGTCATCCGCAGCTTCAACGACGACAAACCGTACGACCGGTTCGTGCTGGAACAGCTCGCCGGCGACGAACTGCCGGCGGACAGCCCCTATCAACGGGCGGAGAACCTGACCGCGACCGGCTTCTATCGGCTGGGCATCTGGGACGACGAACCGGCCGACCCGGAGCAGGCCATTTACGACGAACTGGACGACACCGTCCGCACCGTCGCCGAGGGCGTGCTGGGCCTGACGGTCGGCTGCGCCCGCTGCCACGATCACAAGCTCGATCCGATCCCGCAGGCGGACTACTACAAGATGGTGGCGGTCTTCCGGGACCTCACCCCCTTCGACACCCGCGGCCGCAACAGCGGGAACAATCAGGCGGACGTCACCCCGCCGGAGGTCGCCGAGGCGCACCGCGCCCTCGACGTGGAACAGGCCCGCTGGGAGTCGAAGCAGCGGGAGATCGAACAACGCGGCATCGCCCAGATGTCCGGCCCGGACCAGCGGGCGACCGAGGGTGACGAGCGCGAACGCCGCCGCGTGCTCCGGCGAGAACTGCACAAGCACCTCTCCGAACAGGAGATGGCGGACTACCGTGAGACGCAGGAGCATCTGGAAGGGGTGAAGGCCCGTCGCGAGGCTCTGCCCCCGCGGGAGACGACGCTGGCCGTCGCCAAGACCTACGATCCCGGCGCCATCCCGGCGACCTTCGTGCTGGCCCGCGGCAGCGCCCACGGGCCGACCGGCGACCCGCTGGAACCGGGCGTCCCGGAGCTGTTCGGCGACGACGCGCAGTTCGCCCCGGCCCCCACCGCCGACGGCAGCGCCGGTCGCCGGTTGGCCTTTGCGAAGTGGGCCGCGTCCCCGGAGAACCGCCTGACCGCCCGGGTTGCGGTCAATCGGGTCTGGCAGCACCACTTCGGCCGCGGGCTGGTGCGGAGTTCTAATAATTTCGGCAAGCTCGGGACCCCGCCGACGCACCCGGACCTGCTCGACTGGCTGGCGGACCGCTTCGTCGCGGAGGGCTGGAGCCTGAAGCACCTGCACAAACTGATCGTCACCAGCGCCGCCTACCGCCGCGGCAGCGGTCCGAACGAAGCCGCCGCCGCGGCCGACCCGCTGAACGACCTGTTCTGGCGGTTCGACCCCCGCCGCCTGACCGCCGAGGAACTGCGGGACGCCTCGCTGGCGGTCACGGGCGAATTAAACCTCGAAATGTACGGGCCGGGCTTCTATCCGAAGCTGAGCAAAGAAGTGCTCGCCGGCCAGTCTCAGCCCGGCTTGGGCTGGGGCGACAGTTCGGAGGAGCAGCGCGCCCGCCGGGCGGTGTACTCCTATATCAAACGCAGCGTGATCGACCCGGCGCTGGCGGACTTCGACTTCCCGGAGACCGACGCACCCTGCGAGGCCCGCTTCAACACCGTGCAGCCCGCCCAGGCGCTGGCCCTGCTCAACGGCGACTTCACCAACGAGCGCGCCGTCGCCCTCGCGGAGCGGATCAACAGGGAACTGCCGCGGAACTCCCCGACAGGCAGCGAGTCGGAGCGCATCGCCCGGGCCGTGTCCCTGACGACCTCCCGCCCCGCGACCGACGCCGCCGTGGCGGACGGACAGAAGTTCCTCGCCCGCATGCGGACGGAGTTCGACTTCAGCGACGAGAAGGCGTTTGAACTGTGGTGCCTGGTCACGCTG